The Coturnix japonica isolate 7356 chromosome 9, Coturnix japonica 2.1, whole genome shotgun sequence genomic interval AACGGCTGCCTTAGTCTGTTGAGGATGCTTCGAGGTGCGCCTAGCTTCGGAGCTGTAATGCAATGCATCATGTCAATCTGTAGCACTGTGGATATTGTTTTGTATGAGTATTATGCATTGTTCATCGATGCATCGTGCCTGTCTGCTGTACTATTGATTGCTATGATACCACATAACACACTGAATGACATACAACGTAACCAGATTTTAAGTTGAGTTTTTAAATGACTTACGAAGCACAACTCTGACTTCAGAGTAATAAATGCTCCCACCACCTCCACTGGAGTGACAGAGGGACCCTGCTGTGGGGCACTACCTCTCACATAAGAGTTGGTCAGCACTTATAAATCTTGCATTTCTCAATAAATTTTACTTTGTGACGAGCTCTCTTCTATGCCTGTCATATAGGCAGTGACCAGTCCTTACTTCTCATGCTGGTTTTCAAGGcttgagaaaaatattctgGTCTTATGCAGCATTAAACTGCAAATCAGAATACATCCGACTGTTACAGTTTAGGAAGAGTTAAGAAATTTatatttggtcttttttttttcctttttcctttcacagaagGTGTTCTGTAACTTCTCCTTGCCTCAGTTCTGTATCTTGTCTGTTGTCTTTTGTAACACCTGTCTAAATGTTGAGGATTTGGCATTTTCATGATGTGTATATGTACTAAAagaactgtgctgctttctACCAGTAAAGAAGCTGGGGTGCTCTGTTTCCCTTTGCTTTAATCTGCCAAGGAAAATGCATCATCTCCTTGTGACAGTTCTCCTGCTTggcatgaaaaaaacaaatcttcacCTTTGTCCTATGGGGATTTTTCCAACAATCTTCTCATGCACGTGCACTTTGGCTGAAAAGATTATGATGAATCAATGCTGTTTAGCGCATGGAAATGACCATTCTTAAAAGGTCTCATCCCTGCTACTTGCTAGTAGTTGCTGTGATGTGAATATTGAGTCTTTCTAGCATATGTCTTGCCAGCAAGCTCACTCTGGCATCGCTACGTTTTATTAAGAAGTTGATTTGGACATGGTGTAATTAATGTGTTGACTTCAGTCCCAGGTGGAGGAATACAAACAGCTGAAGGACACACTGAACAAAATACCAAGTTTCCGCCAATCTGAGAAGTCGGAACCAAACAAAGAACCAGAGGTGCAGGCGCCATCTCCTCACAGTGACCTCCCACAACACCACAGAGCTGGAGAGCATGAAGAGGTATAAAGCGCAGACTTCCTATATGAGCTGTAGGAAATGGTTTCTGTTCAGTAAAATACTAGCTATGTGCTTAACTTCCATTGGAAACATGCATACAGGACTACTTGATGATGCTGTTGTATTGTGTAACAACTTGCTTAGGTATGCAGAGCCAAGAATCAGGTACTGATACCTTCTGGCAGGAAGGGCAGCATGTGCTAAGGCAGCCAGTTGGCTCTCCTGACTACAGTTTCACTACTGCAGGTGGAAATACAGGTATCTGTATCTGGTGCTTAGCTCTCCTGAAAAGATGAAATCCCTAATATCTTGTACTTGTATAATGTTTTCCAGAGTGAGAAgccaaaagagagagaagaaataaataccCAGGAGAGAGATGACAGAGCTGAGTCTTTTCATCTACAAAGAAGGGCTAACGAGGGCCAGCATGCCAAAGAACTAAATATTCAGGAGCAACAAGAAGCTGGAGAGGATGACGATCAACGTGTTGATCAGGCTGAAGAGGAACGCaaaaaagaacttgaagaagaagaaatggagcagGCAGGTCAGCCTCAGCACTTAGAAGAGGAACAGGACCAAGCACCAGAAGAGCATGAGTGGaagaaacaggaacagaaagaagaagaaaccaaCATACTGGGTGAAAGTCTTCCATCAGAGGTATGGAGCGCTTTTCTTACCTACTGGTTGATTAATTCACTGTTTAAATGGAGGCATTGCTCATCTTTTCTGGCCCTGGTACTTCACTTGCCTGTTCCCAGGTAAATTTAGTGTAGCATTTATAGAAAATTTGGGATTCAAAGCACTTACACGCTTAGGATCAGCACATGCTTACTGCTGTGCTTGCCAAATGCAgcttaattaacattaattctGCTGATAAAGAGCAACAGGTGGAAGAAAATCATGATGAATCCTGTGTTCTCTTTTAAATTTGAAGCCTGTGGTAGGTAATGGAAAGTAGACAGTTTATGAGCGTGAATTGTAGAATagcctgagctggaagggaattGTGATCAGCACTTTGATGAGGAGGTGTTCTGCCATATTAATTTGATCAATCTTAGCAAATTAcagcctttccttttcagataTACCTTCCTTCTATAAGAGCATTTCCAACTCAGTGTTCACTGCCATTTAAGAGGGAATTCAAACTGCAAGGTGAACACAATTAAATCAGGGGAAATCAGTGTGGAGCAGTGGCAAGTCTTGTTCTGTGCAGCTCTATATAAAACCACTGAGTGCTGGATTTATGTTCTAGATCAGATCTCTAATGGAATACAGATTTTACTGATTCCTTTTATATTAATGAGTAGGAAAAATTTCCTGCAGTTTCTTATCTTCTTCACCATGTTCTCCACAAACACCCCTAAAACTCTCAaagtttgttaaaaaaaattgctttgaatttaaacaaagacaacaaataatgaaataactTTGTTACAATTTTCTCCGTTGCATATAGGATCTGTATAATTTTCCCACTTATTTTTGGTGTCAGAAGTTTCTTCACATCTGCTTCTGATCACTGAATAATGGGATTTTAACCTGTGactaaaacatttctttggcAGGTAACACCAACAAAAGCTGTCACAAAAAGATATAAACCAGCCTACgaacagcagctggagcagcaacAGCTTGCAGCCCAAAGAGCAGAGGAAGCCAATCAGCTCAGGGAACATCAGGAATCGCTGCACCAGCAAAGACTTCAAACGCAGCTATTACGGCAGCAACAGCTTCAAGAAAAAGAGCTTCAGCTACAGAGAGAggcagagcaaggagaaaaattCTATAAGAACCGACTGAGGTTAAAATCTTTTATGTATGTTTGTAATGGACTGGGCATTGCATGGTATGTGCTCTGGGCATTATGACATCCCTCACACCATCACTGAAAAGAGGCAAATCTAATACAAGTCTGGGCTGTCcagaaattaaatgaagttAGCTTTATATCCCCCTTTCTATGGATAAATATAATGGCTGTTATTCAGAGTGGGGGTTGGTTGGGTTCCCCTTTTACCATGAAAGCCTCTGAAATCTGGAGAAATGAGAGCACACAGGTTAGTATAGGGAGTGCTCATCTTATAATGGGCATTGTCTTTCAGGAAAGGTGATTCTAAAAAGTAGCAGCTAATATAAAGCTAGAGTGTCAAATGTTCTGGCAGGAGTTAGGAGAGACAGAGGTGCAGTATGGTGGTTTGTTTCTTGAagctaaaatgctttttgaagctgaagtaatgaatttgcatttacttttctCAGTCAGCAGGCTCGTTATGATAACATGGACCATGATATTGTACAAGGGGAAGAAGAGCAAGGTAttcaggaagaagaaggaggtAAGGTTCCCTCTGAACTCCCTTCCATAAGGTTTTCATGTTATTTTACATTCAGTTCAGATTCAAATGAagtataaacaaagaaaaaagaagcagtttaaAACCCCAAGCTCAAGTAACACTGTCAGAACTGACTGAAATACGGGTTTCACTATAAAGATCATATCCATATTTCTGAAAGGTGTCCTTTTGATTAAGCTCCTTGAACTGGACTTTAAGTCTCTGTTACATTTATGGCTTTGCCTTATGATTTTCTTTGATGTCTTCAAATTTAATGATCTTTTAGTGTTAGTTTCCTTCTATAAGTAAAACAGCTCTGTTGGCATTACCTGTTTGGTAAGCTCTTCAGGGAGAAGCTGCCTACTGCTAAGAGCACATATGGAAGCTACTATATGACACTTAAAAGGGCTACCTAGAAACTGCAGTAGTACAATAATATCAAAAATTTGTCAGCTTATGAACATGACAACCAGCACCGGGATGAAGGTGAGGATGAGGATCAAAACAACGCAAATGAACAGCACGAACCAGAACATCAAGGAGAAAATCAGCAGGCTGATGAAGCAGTGAGTATGAATTAAGATGCTATGGATTGCAATtgctactgaaatgaaaacccAGAAGTCTCATCTAACATAATTACACATTACAGAAATAAGGTGAAGCAGAGGTCTGCTGGGAAGACGAGTCTGACAGTTTGAAACTACATCCGTGATCTATTTAAGGTTGCTGTGTCTAATTtgggaggaaatgaaagagagcTTTCTTGTTGGAAGCCAGTTACTTTTGTAAATTCTTTTGATCCGCACGTTAGGTACAATAAAGGATTTTGGATAAATTGATTCCTATTAGATAAGAGGAGGAGAGCCAACTTAATAACCACTGAAACCAGCTGGAACCTTTCCACAGGAATCAGTGGTCACTAGATCAAAATCCTGTCAGTACCACAAAGTGTGAGTTCTTGAAAGGAGAACATAActtcagcactgccagcagtcCCAGTATGGGTTGCACAGAGATTTAGATGCAGCAGAATCAGTATCGTGCCTTCCCCAAGTTCAATTTTTATACATGGTATTGTGGAAAATAAAACGTGTCATCTTTCCTCCTCACCCCATCAGCAAATGTGGTAtagtaaatatttctaaaggACCTTTGTGTTGTTGGCTATAAAGATACTGGAAAGACTGaatgaaaagcacaaagaaaatgttcatttttgaaCGGCAAAGTATGGTGAAGACTAAATAAAGATGAGGTCAATGTTATAAAACAGACTGATACCAAGAGATCTCTTTTAAACTGTGTATATTAAGTtcttagttatttttttaacctggtCTTCCTCAAGGCACTGTCAGTTTTCAGATATTCAGTAAACAGATGAGTCCAGCAGCCTACGTGGCTCTAACATACCTTGTGCTAAGGTAGCTTTCAAGTGAAATGGAATTTGACTGTGAGATTAAatgaatatgtatttaattttcatatctgaaaaatacagaaggaagCCATGGAAGATGTGAACCCTGCTGATGACCCTAATAATCAGGGAGAAGATGAATTTGAGGAGGCTgaacaagagagagaagaaaatttaccagatgaaaatgagaagcaCAAGCAGAACAGTGAGAAACAAGGGCATCCCGGAGTGGAAGAGCACCTAGTGGTCAGtaaagggaaaggaagcacCTATGGGTCCTCTGTAAAAGCACCATAGTAGCGTTTGATGAGAGAACACTTAAATTCCAAATGTAAAGATCTATTGTAAACCATGCATAGGTGAAAGTATGAAATTACTCCTGGTGATACATCAGTAGGTCTTTCATGACTAGCTTTGCCCAGAAAGGTTCCATAGCCTTATTCTTAGGGGCCTCTGTAATGACCTTCACACAAACCACTGCTGCTGGAGTCCCTGTTCATGTAGTCTCcatgcttttattctgtttttccttgctgtgctgtctCCATGCCATCAGCACTCAATCAGCTGTAAGAACTGACATCCTGTACCTCTGTGGCCATTCCAGTGAATGCTGCGCCTTTCAGTTATGTTCTCACTATAAGCTCCTCTAGTTAGAGATAATCTGTATTTTTACGACATCAGTCTGTATTGGTGTGACTGTTTCATTCCCAATTAGTATGGAAAGTATTGCTTAATTTTAtgaagtgatttttattataATCATTCTACTGTCTATCTTTTAATTTAGAGCAAGTCTAAATCTTACAGCCAGGCTATCATTAATGCTAATGAACGCTCTGTAACTTCTTATcctattatatttttatttgcctttacATAAAGTTTTTAGTTCCAGAATGAGAATCTTTAACCCTTTGTCTTCTAAAATTAATGGCTACGTGcacaaaaactgaattttcacatAATCTTTCTGCAGATGGCAGGAAATCCTGACCAGCAGGAAGATAATGTGGATGAGCAATATCAGGAAGAGGGCGAGGAAGAGGTAAGAAAACAGATGTAAGGCATATGTGGACCAGATAGCATAGCAAATGTTCATTAACTTTCAAGGCTGGTATCTTTTATAACTGCAAAGTGAACCCAAAGCACGTTGCCAACAGTAGTTTCTGACTTTATGAAACCTTGCTAGTGTTTGCCATTACTCTGCTGTGCATTGATGGACACAGACACATTTAGTGTCATTCCTGCTTATGTGCTGTGATTTGTTAGCCTTCCCTGAAACACAATATTAATTgtgaaataattgaaaagatTAAGCCATTCACAATGCAAGGATAAAATCCTGCAAACCTAAAACCCTTTGAAGGTCACCGCAAACCTCATTAACTTTGCACCTCTAATCACACATTGTTGTTCTGGGCAAACTGCTTTCTTGGTCAATTATTTACTGTTTAAGACCGACTTTGATTTATCTGTGCTCCTTCTAAGTACTGCAAGTTAGTCCCTGCTGCTCTGGAGTCAAATAGGTAGGAAGCTGTTGGTACATTGCTTTGAACTGGAGAAatagaaggagagaaaagggagcTTTTCCTTCATATGTTGAATGGCATTCACATTAACATACACTACCCTGCATTGTGCTCTGCAGTTCTTCAGTACTTACCCAATCAATTGCTATTTTCTACTTCATACATAATGATTTACAAAAAGCAATATAAACGGCTATTCATTATTCACTAATGGGGATTAGCTGCTATGCACTTAGAATTCAACAGTTCAAAATACAGTACTTAAATCAAACCAGTCATTAGGAACTGGGAATGGCTGGCGCTTAGCAATTACTTTGGCTACAGGAAATAATTTGATGCACCTTTCCTAAAGGACTAGAACCAGCGTCCTTACTGGAAGCATTAATTGTAAAGCAGCAACTGAATGGGTAATCAGAAATGAGGTAAGATGCTCTAACTAGGAATAGATGTGCACACTTATGCCATAggcttctttaaaaataaataaaaaataaaagactaaaATGTACAGAACgtttctgtgctctgcagattCAGGAAGATTTGACTGAGGAGAAGAAACGAGAACTGGAGCGCAATGCTGAGGAGCCATATGGTGAAAATGATGAAAACGTAAGTGCTGTGTAAACCCTTAAACTCAGTGGGTGACATGACAGGATTAAACACTTAACACAGCTGTGATCGTGTCACAGTGACATTGCATAATCATGGTTTTAACTTTCTTCAGGCTATAGATCTTAAACTTTCACACTCTAtctgaatttccttttgctCATCCTTCCACCTCCACATCCACTGTTGGTGCTTGGACACCTATGGAAAGCTTTTCCTAtacctggaaagcagcagcagcaactctAAccaattcatttcctttttttttctccttaaccTCCTCTCATTGCCCCAGAATAAACTATGAAAAAACTGCCACTTTTGTGgaatctgattatttttcttgtcataaATCAGGGAGATGAAAAGAATAATGGAGAAACAGATCAAGAGCAAGAAATGCAAGATGAGAACAACCCTCAGAAGGAAGTTCATGAGGAAAATtatgaggaggaagaagaggaagaggaggaacgtggagctgctgcagcaaaaacaCGGAGACGAGGGGAGATGTAGTCCTCACTTTTTGGTAGCACACACATTCCTGAGTTTAAGAAAAACCTTTTTGGGATATTTAAATCCCAAGAGAACTTTGTGTTTTACTCTTGTTACTTTTCTATTAGATGCTCTCATACGTTTATATGAATACAGTATTTTGATACTCTAGATTaggatttcttttctattaaagATGTACATAAGCAGACATCATGcaggtttcatttttcatccttcAGGGCATGTTTTAAGAGGCCAATCCGTGATACATTTCCACTTTATCCAAGCCTGACGAACACTTGGTCTAATTCCAGATATGCTCAACATCTGAAGGAATACATCTAGTGCCTAAACCCAGTCAGCATTAGTCAATCCAGCTCTGTCTTCCTTGACACCACTCGTGACTAAT includes:
- the GOLIM4 gene encoding Golgi integral membrane protein 4 isoform X5 gives rise to the protein MGNGMCSRKQKRIFQTLVLLTVVFGFIYGAMLYYELQSQLRKAEATALKYQQHQESLSAQLQVVYEHRSRLEKSLQKERLEHKKAKEDFLVYKLEAQETLNKGRQDSNSRYSALSVQHQMLKSQHEELKKQHANLEEDHRKQGEEFSRTFSDHKQRYLELQQEKEQEISKLKESLYNLREENRQLRKAHQDVHTQLQDVKLIRTEKYPSGMMKSQVEEYKQLKDTLNKIPSFRQSEKSEPNKEPEVQAPSPHSDLPQHHRAGEHEESEKPKEREEINTQERDDRAESFHLQRRANEGQHAKELNIQEQQEAGEDDDQRVDQAEEERKKELEEEEMEQAGQPQHLEEEQDQAPEEHEWKKQEQKEEETNILGESLPSEVTPTKAVTKRYKPAYEQQLEQQQLAAQRAEEANQLREHQESLHQQRLQTQLLRQQQLQEKELQLQREAEQGEKFYKNRLRLKSFMYVCNGLGIACQQARYDNMDHDIVQGEEEQGIQEEEGAYEHDNQHRDEGEDEDQNNANEQHEPEHQGENQQADEAKEAMEDVNPADDPNNQGEDEFEEAEQEREENLPDENEKHKQNSEKQGHPGVEEHLVMAGNPDQQEDNVDEQYQEEGEEEIQEDLTEEKKRELERNAEEPYGENDENGDEKNNGETDQEQEMQDENNPQKEVHEENYEEEEEEEEERGAAAAKTRRRGEM
- the GOLIM4 gene encoding Golgi integral membrane protein 4 isoform X6 — protein: MGNGMCSRKQKRIFQTLVLLTVVFGFIYGAMLYYELQSQLRKAEATALKYQQHQESLSAQLQVVYEHRSRLEKSLQKERLEHKKAKEDFLVYKLEAQETLNKGRQDSNSRYSALSVQHQMLKSQHEELKKQHANLEEDHRKQGEEFSRTFSDHKQRYLELQQEKEQEISKLKESLYNLREENRQLRKAHQDVHTQLQDVKSQVEEYKQLKDTLNKIPSFRQSEKSEPNKEPEVQAPSPHSDLPQHHRAGEHEESEKPKEREEINTQERDDRAESFHLQRRANEGQHAKELNIQEQQEAGEDDDQRVDQAEEERKKELEEEEMEQAGQPQHLEEEQDQAPEEHEWKKQEQKEEETNILGESLPSEVTPTKAVTKRYKPAYEQQLEQQQLAAQRAEEANQLREHQESLHQQRLQTQLLRQQQLQEKELQLQREAEQGEKFYKNRLRLKSFMYVCNGLGIACQQARYDNMDHDIVQGEEEQGIQEEEGAYEHDNQHRDEGEDEDQNNANEQHEPEHQGENQQADEAKEAMEDVNPADDPNNQGEDEFEEAEQEREENLPDENEKHKQNSEKQGHPGVEEHLVMAGNPDQQEDNVDEQYQEEGEEEIQEDLTEEKKRELERNAEEPYGENDENGDEKNNGETDQEQEMQDENNPQKEVHEENYEEEEEEEEERGAAAAKTRRRGEM
- the GOLIM4 gene encoding Golgi integral membrane protein 4 isoform X1, with amino-acid sequence MGNGMCSRKQKRIFQTLVLLTVVFGFIYGAMLYYELQSQLRKAEATALKYQQHQESLSAQLQVVYEHRSRLEKSLQKERLEHKKAKEDFLVYKLEAQETLNKGRQDSNSRYSALSVQHQMLKSQHEELKKQHANLEEDHRKQGEEFSRTFSDHKQRYLELQQEKEQEISKLKESLYNLREENRQLRKAHQDVHTQLQDVKQQHKNLLSQHNQLVVTLEDHKSALAAAQLIRTEKYPSGMMKSQVEEYKQLKDTLNKIPSFRQSEKSEPNKEPEVQAPSPHSDLPQHHRAGEHEESEKPKEREEINTQERDDRAESFHLQRRANEGQHAKELNIQEQQEAGEDDDQRVDQAEEERKKELEEEEMEQAGQPQHLEEEQDQAPEEHEWKKQEQKEEETNILGESLPSEVTPTKAVTKRYKPAYEQQLEQQQLAAQRAEEANQLREHQESLHQQRLQTQLLRQQQLQEKELQLQREAEQGEKFYKNRLRLKSFMYVCNGLGIACQQARYDNMDHDIVQGEEEQGIQEEEGAYEHDNQHRDEGEDEDQNNANEQHEPEHQGENQQADEAKEAMEDVNPADDPNNQGEDEFEEAEQEREENLPDENEKHKQNSEKQGHPGVEEHLVMAGNPDQQEDNVDEQYQEEGEEEIQEDLTEEKKRELERNAEEPYGENDENGDEKNNGETDQEQEMQDENNPQKEVHEENYEEEEEEEEERGAAAAKTRRRGEM
- the GOLIM4 gene encoding Golgi integral membrane protein 4 isoform X2, with the translated sequence MGNGMCSRKQKRIFQTLVLLTVVFGFIYGAMLYYELQSQLRKAEATALKYQQHQESLSAQLQVVYEHRSRLEKSLQKERLEHKKAKEDFLVYKLEAQETLNKGRQDSNSRYSALSVQHQMLKSQHEELKKQHANLEEDHRKQGEEFSRTFSDHKQRYLELQQEKEQEISKLKESLYNLREENRQLRKAHQDVHTQLQDVKQQHKNLLSQHNQLVVTLEDHKSALAAAQSQVEEYKQLKDTLNKIPSFRQSEKSEPNKEPEVQAPSPHSDLPQHHRAGEHEESEKPKEREEINTQERDDRAESFHLQRRANEGQHAKELNIQEQQEAGEDDDQRVDQAEEERKKELEEEEMEQAGQPQHLEEEQDQAPEEHEWKKQEQKEEETNILGESLPSEVTPTKAVTKRYKPAYEQQLEQQQLAAQRAEEANQLREHQESLHQQRLQTQLLRQQQLQEKELQLQREAEQGEKFYKNRLRLKSFMYVCNGLGIACQQARYDNMDHDIVQGEEEQGIQEEEGAYEHDNQHRDEGEDEDQNNANEQHEPEHQGENQQADEAKEAMEDVNPADDPNNQGEDEFEEAEQEREENLPDENEKHKQNSEKQGHPGVEEHLVMAGNPDQQEDNVDEQYQEEGEEEIQEDLTEEKKRELERNAEEPYGENDENGDEKNNGETDQEQEMQDENNPQKEVHEENYEEEEEEEEERGAAAAKTRRRGEM
- the GOLIM4 gene encoding Golgi integral membrane protein 4 isoform X7, with protein sequence MGNGMCSRKQKRIFQTLVLLTVVFGFIYGAMLYYELQSQLRKAEATALKYQQHQESLSAQLQVVYEHRSRLEKSLQKERLEHKKAKEDFLVYKLEAQETLNKGRQDSNSRYSALSVQHQMLKSQHEELKKQHANLEEDHRKQGEEFSRTFSDHKQRYLELQQEKEQEISKLKESLYNLREENRQLRKAHQDVHTQLQDVKSQVEEYKQLKDTLNKIPSFRQSEKSEPNKEPEVQAPSPHSDLPQHHRAGEHEESEKPKEREEINTQERDDRAESFHLQRRANEGQHAKELNIQEQQEAGEDDDQRVDQAEEERKKELEEEEMEQAGQPQHLEEEQDQAPEEHEWKKQEQKEEETNILGESLPSEVTPTKAVTKRYKPAYEQQLEQQQLAAQRAEEANQLREHQESLHQQRLQTQLLRQQQLQEKELQLQREAEQGEKFYKNRLSQQARYDNMDHDIVQGEEEQGIQEEEGAYEHDNQHRDEGEDEDQNNANEQHEPEHQGENQQADEAKEAMEDVNPADDPNNQGEDEFEEAEQEREENLPDENEKHKQNSEKQGHPGVEEHLVMAGNPDQQEDNVDEQYQEEGEEEIQEDLTEEKKRELERNAEEPYGENDENGDEKNNGETDQEQEMQDENNPQKEVHEENYEEEEEEEEERGAAAAKTRRRGEM
- the GOLIM4 gene encoding Golgi integral membrane protein 4 isoform X4; this encodes MGNGMCSRKQKRIFQTLVLLTVVFGFIYGAMLYYELQSQLRKAEATALKYQQHQESLSAQLQVVYEHRSRLEKSLQKERLEHKKAKEDFLVYKLEAQETLNKGRQDSNSRYSALSVQHQMLKSQHEELKKQHANLEEDHRKQGEEFSRTFSDHKQRYLELQQEKEQEISKLKESLYNLREENRQLRKAHQDVHTQLQDVKQQHKNLLSQHNQLVVTLEDHKSALAAAQSQVEEYKQLKDTLNKIPSFRQSEKSEPNKEPEVQAPSPHSDLPQHHRAGEHEESEKPKEREEINTQERDDRAESFHLQRRANEGQHAKELNIQEQQEAGEDDDQRVDQAEEERKKELEEEEMEQAGQPQHLEEEQDQAPEEHEWKKQEQKEEETNILGESLPSEVTPTKAVTKRYKPAYEQQLEQQQLAAQRAEEANQLREHQESLHQQRLQTQLLRQQQLQEKELQLQREAEQGEKFYKNRLSQQARYDNMDHDIVQGEEEQGIQEEEGAYEHDNQHRDEGEDEDQNNANEQHEPEHQGENQQADEAKEAMEDVNPADDPNNQGEDEFEEAEQEREENLPDENEKHKQNSEKQGHPGVEEHLVMAGNPDQQEDNVDEQYQEEGEEEIQEDLTEEKKRELERNAEEPYGENDENGDEKNNGETDQEQEMQDENNPQKEVHEENYEEEEEEEEERGAAAAKTRRRGEM
- the GOLIM4 gene encoding Golgi integral membrane protein 4 isoform X3; this translates as MGNGMCSRKQKRIFQTLVLLTVVFGFIYGAMLYYELQSQLRKAEATALKYQQHQESLSAQLQVVYEHRSRLEKSLQKERLEHKKAKEDFLVYKLEAQETLNKGRQDSNSRYSALSVQHQMLKSQHEELKKQHANLEEDHRKQGEEFSRTFSDHKQRYLELQQEKEQEISKLKESLYNLREENRQLRKAHQDVHTQLQDVKQQHKNLLSQHNQLVVTLEDHKSALAAAQLIRTEKYPSGMMKSQVEEYKQLKDTLNKIPSFRQSEKSEPNKEPEVQAPSPHSDLPQHHRAGEHEESEKPKEREEINTQERDDRAESFHLQRRANEGQHAKELNIQEQQEAGEDDDQRVDQAEEERKKELEEEEMEQAGQPQHLEEEQDQAPEEHEWKKQEQKEEETNILGESLPSEVTPTKAVTKRYKPAYEQQLEQQQLAAQRAEEANQLREHQESLHQQRLQTQLLRQQQLQEKELQLQREAEQGEKFYKNRLSQQARYDNMDHDIVQGEEEQGIQEEEGAYEHDNQHRDEGEDEDQNNANEQHEPEHQGENQQADEAKEAMEDVNPADDPNNQGEDEFEEAEQEREENLPDENEKHKQNSEKQGHPGVEEHLVMAGNPDQQEDNVDEQYQEEGEEEIQEDLTEEKKRELERNAEEPYGENDENGDEKNNGETDQEQEMQDENNPQKEVHEENYEEEEEEEEERGAAAAKTRRRGEM